In Pseudobdellovibrio exovorus JSS, the genomic stretch TGAGTTGGGACATGCTCACTTCTGGCATCATCCAGACAGACCCTTTGTGGATATGCAAAGTGTAGAAAAATATTTTAAAATGAGCCGCTCTGTACTCAGAGCGATGGTGGCGATTCGCTCGTTGTTACCAGCTAGCGCGATTGATATGGATTTAAGATATGGGGATATTCCTAACTATCAATTAAATGGTGATCGGTTAGCTGATATCTATGAAAACCTGTCTGATGTGAAAGCGACAGTTTCTAGACAAATTTTAAAAGATCCACGCTATGTTCGCTTTGCTTTAGAAAATGTTTTTAAACGCGCCAATCAAGTGAAGTATGTAGCGAACGGATACGAGCCGTACTTAAATAACTTTACATCTGGACAGGATACGTATGAAGCTGCAGCTTCTGTTATTAAAACACTTCCTCCGCAGATGATTGATCTTCGAGCGGTGATGAAAGATACGGGATATCCTACAGACCTTTCCAGTGAATATATTCTGTCTATGGGGGGACTAACATCTTTCCTCAATCGCGCTGTGATGAATCTTTTAAGTGGAATTGTCCCAAGACCATTAGATTCATACCATCGCTTTGAAAAAGAAGAAGATGGACCGATTTGGATTAAAGAATTAGATCTGCGTGTAGCGAACATGCGTGCTATGGTCCATCGGATGTTTCAGAAGGATATCTTCTTTGTTGCGAATAACACGAATAATGAAACAGGCTTTATGCGTGAGATGACGAAGGATGTGTCGGCTAATCCGCGGTTGCCTCGCCGCCAGAATGTAAATACAGAATTAGTGACCTACAGCTTAAATGAAAAGAAAGAATTTAATCTGATGATATTTGCTTTCTTATTCCCTAAGACATCAGACTATCTAAAAGATGATATGGATAGGGGATTGCAGTTTATAGCCTCTGCGAATCAGATGTTGAAGTCGGATCGCTCCTATTTCAGTAAAATCACTGGGGCCTTGGGTATGATGCTCGACAGGGCAAATATGGGATCTAATGTGAGCTTCAGACAGACGATCAGTAATGCGCATGAAGATATTTATCGCGCACGATTGGTTCCGAATTCGACGAACCGTTACTATGTTGTGCCCTCGTTGTTGCAAAAACAAGTGCGTACAGGTGTCTTTAAACCATTATTAAGCAATCAAGAAATAGACAAATTATTGTATCCGTAATGCGGGAAAAAGTGGGAACAGGGTAATAAAAAAGGGAGAGTAAAACTCTCCCTTTTTTATTTTAACTAACTGATTTACAAAAATTATTTGTTTTCAGCAGCACGCTTTTCAGCATACTTCTTAGCTAAAGCGTCTTGGATATTACGAGGAGCTTGCGCATATTTCGCAAATTCCATCGTGAACTCGCCCTTACCTTTAGTGATAGAGCGTAGATCAGTTGAGTAACCAAACATCTCTGTCAATGGCACTTCCGCTTCGATCGTTACGTTACCTTCGATAGTTGTTGTACCTGTGATAACACCACGGCGTTGGTTCACTTGACCAGTTGCTGGACCTTGATATTCCTCAGGAACAGTTGTTTCCAACTTCATGATTGGCTCAAGAACCGCAGGTTTAGCTTTTTGGTAAACTTCACGCATAGCTGCCATAGAAGCAATTTTGAAGGCCATGTAAGATGAATCCACGTCATGGTATGCACCATCCACTAGATCAACTTCAACACCTACGATAGGGAAACCTATCAAAGGACCTTTAGCACATTGCTCAGAGAATCCTTCGTCAACAGCAGGGATGAATTCTTTCGGAATACGTCCACCCACAACTTTATTGTTGAACAAGTAAGTCTTACCATCTTCTTGAGGAGGTAATGGACGGATGGCGCCCACAACTTTTGCGAACTGACCAGAACCACCCGTTTGTTTTTTGTGGGTGTAGTCGTACGCAGCCTCTTCAGTGATTGTTTCACGGTAAGCAACTTGAGGAGCACCTACAGTCACTTCACATTGGAATTCACGTTTCATACGCTCAACGTAGATCTCTAAGTGTAACTCGCCCATACCTGAAATGATGGTTTCGTTAGACTCTTCGTCACGGTGTACGCGGAATGTTGGATCTTCTTTACGGAACTTTTGAAGAGCTTTCGAGAAGTTATTTGCACCATCTTTAGATTTTGGAGCAATTGCCAACGAGATAACTGAATCAGGTACGTGCATTGACTGCATTGAAGCCTGAATTCTGTCATCACAGAAAGTATCACCAGAAGCACAGTCGATACCGAACATAGCGATAATATCACCAGCGTATGCAACATCAGTGTCTTCCATTTTCTCGGCATGCATACGCACGACGCGAGGAATTTTAACAGACTTTTTGTTAGTCTGATTGATGATGAAGTCACCTTTTTTAAGAGTACCTTGGTAAACGCGCATGTAAGTTAACTGTCCGAATGGAGTCTCTTGCAATTTAAATGCTAAAGCTACCAATGGATCATCGTTCTTAGACGTTAACGGGAACTTCTCTTCGTTTTTAGTTAAGTCTAAAGCGTACTCAACTTTTTCAGATGGGTTCGGTAAGTAATAAGTTACCGCATCTAACAAGTGTTGAACGTTTTTGTTTTTAAATGCAGATCCACAGAATACTGGAACCAATTTAAGACCGATAACGCCTTTACGCATAGCTGCGCGCATTTCTTCTAAAGTTGGCTCTTCTTCCATTAAGAATTTTTCCGCAATGCTGTCATCCACGTCAGCTAATTTGCCGATCATGATTTGACGATATTCTTTAGCTTGCTCTACTAATTCTGCTGGAACAGGAATCTCAGTGATGATTTCACCATCGTCACCTTCATTTTTGTAAGCTTTCATTGTCATCAGATCTACGATACCGATGTGCTTATCTTCCAAACCGATTGGAATGTTAGCCATGAATGCATTCAAGCGAAGTTTTTCAACTAAAGCATCTTTAACGCGGAAAGGGTTTGCACCTTGACGATCTAATTTATTTACGAATGCCAAACGAGGAACGTTGTAACGTTTCATCTGACGATCAACAGTGATTGACTGAGATTGAACACCAGCAACACCGCAAAGAACTAGGATCGCTCCATCAAGAACGCGTAGAGATCTTTCCACTTCAACAGTGAAATCCACGTGGCCCGGTGTATCGATTAAGTTTATAGTGTAGTCTTTCCAGTGAACTTGAGTCGCAGCTGACTGGATTGTGATCCCTTTTTCTCTTTCAAGGTCCATCGAGTCCATTGTCGCGCCAACGCCATCTTTACCTTTTACGTCGTGGATAGCATGAATTCTACCACCGTAGAAAAGAATACGTTCAGATAAGGTCGTCTTACCCGAGTCGATGTGAGCCGAAATACCGATATTTCGTACTTTCGCAATATCCCATTTTTTTGACATAGTTTATCCCTTTTCTTCCATTATTGGGTTTATAATAAAATCAAAATTTTTAAGAACCATTCGGTGTAACACTATTCTTTCTTGAGAGCAAAGACAGAATGAAAATAAAGTTGAAATCGGGTGTAAAATTAAGGGTTTAATCCTCTTGTTTTGACTGATTTTGCTAATAAAAAGTGCAATTAATTTATGACCCTAGATATTTAAGCCCGAGTCGGTCAGAATGTTCCCATGTTAGACCTGCAAAAACACCTGCAAAGCCATTTTGGGTATCCGGATTTTCGTTACCCCCAAAGACAGATTATTGAAAAGGTGCTGAATAATAAATCACTTTTTGCTTTGATGCCGACAGGGGCGGGGAAGTCCTTAACCTATCAGTTTACCTCTACATTGACGCAGAAAAATGAGTTGGTTTTGGTGGTGTCCCCATTGATAGCTTTGATGCAGGATCAATCCACCAAAGCACGCGATTTTAAAATTTCAAGCACCTATATCAATTCATCACTGAGTGCTGAGGAAAAGCAAAAGCGGATGCAGTCCATAGCTGAGGGTCAATACCAACTGATCTTTGTCGCTCCTGAACGCTTTCAAAAACCAGAGTTTTGGGAGTGTTTGAAGTCCCGTCAGATCAAACTGTTTGTCGTCGACGAAGCCCACTGTATTTCACTATGGGGGCATGATTTTAGACCTGACTATACGAAGCTGCAGCAATATCGTGAACGCCTTGGAAGTCCACCAGTCCTCGCATTAACAGCTACGGCGACTGAAGATGTCCAGCAGGACATCTTGAAGATGTTTTTGTTAGATAAAAATCAGGATTTGATTCTAGGTGGGATCGAACGCCCGAATTTATCTTTGAATATCTTTGAATGTTATGGCGAGGCGGAAAAGAATGATCAACTTTTAGAACTTTTAAAAAGTTCTTCGGATACAGCAGAGAATAGTTCTGGGATCATTTACTTTTCTTTAATTCAAACTTTAGAAAACTGCAGTCGCTTTTTACAGTCAGCCAAAATTCCACATTTGAAATATCACGGAGACTTGCCAGCCAATATTCGCCGTCGTCAGCAAGAGGATTTTTTAAAGAACAAGACTCCGTTGATTTTGGCCACACCGGCTTTTGGTTTAGGTGTGGATAAACCTGATATTCGTTTCGTTATTCACTATGAAATTCCATCCTCGATCGAAGCTTATTTTCAAGAGGTAGGAAGAGCTGGGCGTGACGGAGAAACGGCTTCAGGACAGTTTCTTTTTTCAGAAGACGATCTCAGTATTCAGATGCAGTTCCTAAACTGGGCGTATCCAGAAAGCGAATTCATTGCGAAAGTCTATGATTTGATTAGCAGTCGTCCGGACGTGGTGTCACAGCAAGGATTCGATTTCTTACGCGAACAAATGGTATTTAAAAACAAAAAAGATTTTCGTGTAAATGCCGCCGTTTCGATATTGTTGCGATGGGGATGTCTTGAAGAGAATGATACTCCTTTCGGCTACCAGTCTGTAAGGGAACCACAAAAAGAAGATTTTGAGTTAGAAGATCAAAACACCTTAAAGAAAGAACATCAAAAAAAGTTGTTGGCACTATTAAGATTTATCCAAAACGATAAAGTCTGCCGTTTGAAACAAATCTATCAATATTTCTCTCACCAAATTGAAGAGGACTGTGGGATCTGTGATGTCTGTCGATGATGAGCTAAAGGTCATTTTTTCGAATCCCCATGCACAGACTCTGGAAGGAGTGATCGCAGCGGGCGGCAAAATGAGTCCTGAGCTTTTGATTTATGCCTATGAACATGGAGTTTTCCCATGGCCCCATGAAGGTTACCCACTCTTATGGTTTTGTCCCGATGAGCGGGGTGTTTTAGATTTTGACGAACTTCATTTATCCAAAAGCTTTCAAAAGTGGCTCCGTCAAAAAAAGAGTTTGTACCAAGTAACAGTGAATCAAAAGTTTTTAGAAGTCGTTCAGTCGTGTCGTCGTCAAAAGCGTAAAGGGCAACGTGGCAGTTGGATCAATAACGAAATCGAACGCAACTACAACCTTTTACATCAATCTGGGCATGCACTTTCGATTGAAATTATGCGTGGGGATGTCTTGGTTGGTGGAATTTATGGTGTGCAGTCGAGTCGTTATTTTAGCTGCGAAAGTATGTTTCATCACGAAGACAATGTTTCGAAATTAGCCTTTTATGAAATGGTCAATTTATTGAAGTCACAGGGACATCGCTGGATGGATATTCAGATGGTCACATCTGTCTGTGAAGGTTTCGGTGGTAAGCTTATTTCCAAAGAAGATTTTTTGCTGCGAATTGGTCTTTAGCCGTCCTACAGAAATCGTAAGAAATTAGAAAAAGTAGACTTTCATTAAAAACAACCAGCAGCCTAGGGTCAGAACTAATCCTATAATAGAAATAGCATTTGTGAGCTTTCTTTGTTTGGAAGAAGCATTGTTCTGGTTGATTTTGTGCGTCAGCCCTTGAACAAGGTTAACACGCTGAACGCGATCTAATTTGTAAAAGTGAACGCCCACCATATTGTCGAATTGGTTGATTTTTTCAAGGCGGATCACAATCGCATAGCAGGCCATTTGATCTGAGCCGGGAACTGAAAATTGGATTTTAATGACTTCGCCTATTTGCGGGGATAGGTCCTGTGGGGCAACAAAAGAAAGTCCAGTTAGGGAAACATCACGCAGCTCTGTTTTTTCTTCCCACGTCAGTTGGCTCGCTCCGGAAAGCCGGATCAGACTATTGTCCTCAGTGTCTAGAATATAGCGCGGAGCGCGGGCATGGTAACGTGCCAAAGATGTTGTCATCAGAGTTCTTATCGTCATGACTTGACCTGATCTTGACTTGAGTCTTGTGTTAAAGCTCAGTAAAATTAAGGCTGGCAACAAGGACACGATCTTCTATGGTAAAGGCATCTAGTAAAAGAGCAAAAACGCGTCAGAATGAGACGCTGGCGAAAACACGCTCGAAAAAAAGCATTCGCAAAAAGAAAAAGATCCGTGTTGTAGAACACACGCGTTCATCAGCTTTAATTTTTAGCAATCGCGAGCTTGGTTGGCTGAACTTTAATTTGCGGGTGTTAGCGGAGGCCGAAGACCCACAGAATCCTCTTTTAGAAAGATTAAACTTCCTCTCTATTTCCAGCTCGAATTTAGATGAGTTTTTTATGAAACGTGTTGGGGGATTAAAGCGTCATGTGGCTTATGGAGTTTCGGCAAAATCTTCGGATGGTCAGACTCCTGAAATGCAGTTGGCGATGATTAAAAAGAAAATCCCAGCAATGTTTAAGAAACAAAAAGTGCTTTCAGAGGATTTAAAGAAACTTCTTCGCCACGAAGGGGCGAATATAGTCTCTTATAGCGATCTAAAAGATAGCGAAAGAAAGTTTGTTCGGGACTTTTTCAATCTGAATATTTTTCCGATTTTAACGCCGCTATCTGTGGACCCCGGACATCCGTTTCCATTTATTTCAAATTTGTCTTCGTCTTTAGGGGTGGCTCTTTTAAACCCCAACAATGATGAGGAAAAACTATTTGCGCGAGTGAAAATCCCTCGCGTGATCAATCAGTGGATTTTTGTCGAAGGCACAAATAAAATTGTACATTTGGTCGACGTGATCCGTGCCCATTTGCCAGACCTATTCCCATCTATGAAGGTCGTCGGAAGTGTCCTATTCCGTGTTTCACGTAATGCAGACTCAGATCGTGAAGAAGAGGATGCAGAGGATTTACTAGCTATGATTGAAGAAGAACTCAGACAGCGACGTTTTGCTGAAATCGTGCGCCTAGAGTTCGGTCACTGTTCTGATCCATGGTTAAAAGAATTTTTGATGTCGCAACTCGAGCTAAAAGAGGACGATCTGTATCCTATGCAGCAAGAGTTTGATTTAACGGACTTTTCGTTATTAGCCAGTTCATTGAATTGGCCGAAGCATAAATTTCCAACATGGTCTCCGGTCGTGCCAACGGCCTTAACCGATCCTGCTATCACCATATTTGATGCTATTAAGAAGCAGGATATTCTTTTGCACCATCCGTTTGAAAGCTTTTCTGCCAGTGTCGAAAGGCTTATACGTGATGCCTCTTTAGATCCAGATGTTCTAGCTATTAAGATGACTTTGTACCGTACGGGCGATAACAGTCCTTTTGTAAAAGCATTAATCGAAGCTGCTGAGTTGGGTAAACAAGTAGTCTGCTTAGTAGAATTAAAAGCGCGTTTTGATGAAGAGCGCAATATCTACTGGGCTCAAGAGTTAGAAAATGCGGGCGTGCATGTCGTCTATGGAGTTGTGGGTCTTAAGACCCATGCGAAAACGGCTTTAATTGTTAGAAAAGAATCTGATCGTGTTCGTTGTTATGCTCACCTTGGCACAGGAAATTATAATTCGTCTACATCGCGTTTCTATACAGATTTAGGGCTTTTGACGTGTGATGAGCGTATTACTAATGAACTAGTTGAGTTTTTCAATTATCTGACAGGTAAGTCACTCAAACAAGATTACCAGCATCTGATTTTGGCGCCGCTTAATATGTTTTCAAAAATGAAAGAGTATATTCAGCGTGAACGGGAGCATGCGATTGCCGGCCGTCCGGCATTGATCATGGCGAAGTTCAACAACATGGAAGAAAATGATATTTCCTTAGCGCTGTATGAAGCCAGTCAGTCCAATGTGCCTATCCATCTGATTGTCAGAGGGTTTTGTTGTATTAAGCCCCATATGAAAGGCATCAGTGAAACATTACAGGTGCAGTCGACGTTAGGCAGATTCCTCGAGCACTCCAGAGTTTTTTACTTTAGAAATGGTCACGAAGATCCTTTAGACGGGGATTTTTTTATAGCCTCAGCAGATTGGATGTATCGAAACTTGCACGCGCGTGTTGAGTCAATGAGTCCTATCTACGATCGGACCGCTAAAGAAAAACTGTGGTCGATTCTGCAGATGTATTGGAATGACAAAAAACAGTCATGGACAATGAAGTCCGATGCGACCTACGAGCGTAAACGTAAAGCAGGGGACGCTTCTGTCGGTGTGCAAAATGAACTGATGCGTTTAGCGGCGTCTCCACTGAATTTTACGGAAGATGATTTGATTAAAGAAGAGAAAGAATAGCTCCATCTTTTAAGCCAGTACCGGGGATTTTGATTCTTTTGATCTGGTACTTTTTCATCAGAGTTAAAGTTAAATAGATAGCGGGCTCGATAACGTCGACACGATCCGGTCTGAGGTTGAATTTTTCTGAGCGTTGGGAAACACGCGTTTTACGAAAAGCATCGTAAATACTTTTAAGTTCATCATAGCTGACCATCGTGTTGGGACCTTTTTTTAGAAAGCTCAGCTTCAGTTTGGCAATAGCATCTAGGTTTCCACCAGTTCCAATAGCGACAGCAAAAGGACCTTTTGGCAAAAGTTTTGAGTTCTGTTTGAGTTTTTTTCGCAAGATATTCTGTGGAGTCGTATTATGCTTTTGGGCTTCAGCTAAAGTTCTGACTCCGCCCCATTTAAAACTGCGCGAGTAAAATATCTTGCTGCCTTGTAGGTGAGTCAGCTCCACGCTACCACCACCGATATCAATAAGCAAATTATGCTCATTATTCGAGCCAATAGCACGTTGAACAGCAAGACGAATCAGTTGCGCTTCTTTATGGCCCGAGATCACTTGAATTTTAATTTTCGAGTGGCGAAAAATAGCCGCTAAAACAGGCTTTTTGTTCTTAGCATCGCGAAAGGCACTTGTGGCAATGGCGAGGTTTTTTTCAACCTTAAATTTACGATTGTTTCGGGCCATACGTTTAAAGGCCGGAATCAGTCGGTTTTGCGTGTCAGAATGAATTAAACCGTCTTTAAAGACATCGGCACCAAGACGGATCATCTCGCGATGCTTTTTAAGGATTTTCCAAGAGCCGTCTTCTTTGACTTCTACAATAACTTGGCGAATGGCATTTGAGCCTATGTCGATGGAAGATAAACGCATTTCTTAGGTTTGCGTTGAATGAAGACAAGGGTCAAGAAAGAAGCTATAGTTTTTGAAAAAATCGGACTAAAAAGGACAGGGAATGGACAGAGCAATAGACTCTCAGTTGGAAGACTTAAAAAAACTAACGTTAGAAATGGGCGGCCTAGTAGAAAAAGCTCTTGTTATGGTTTCTGCGGGTCTACTGAAAAAAGAGCCATCTCATTTACAGGAAGTGTTTAAAATTGAGGGTTTAATCAATGACCTTCAGATTAAAATTGATAACGAATGTCTACAAGTTTTAGCCAAACAGGGGCCCGTTGCAAAGGATCTGCGTTTAATCTTGTCGATTATTAAAATCAATACAGATCTAGAGCGTATGGGAGACCAATGTGTGAACATTTCCTATATCAGCCGAGAACTTATAGAGCGTGGATTTTTAAATTCTTTAAAGGATATTGAAGAGATGATCGAGGCTGTCACTAAAATGGTGAAAGCGTCTTTGGATAGTTTTGTCAAAATGGACCCGAACATTGCGCGTTCAGTTTTAGATATGGACGATGCTGTTGATAACTATAAGAAAAAGATCAATCAACACTCAATTCAAATGATGAAGACCGATGTTAACTCATTACAAGACCACTTAGACTTCATTCTGATTGCACGTAACTTAGAGCGCCTAGGTGATCACGCAACTAACATTGCTGAAGACGTAATTTTTGCATTTACAGGAAAAGATATTAGGCATGGATCGAACGATTGAAAGTTATATTAAGGGAAAACGGGCTCTTATTGTTGAGGATGAGGCGGCCATTGCACAGTTGATGAAAATGAACCTAGTGCATATGGGTTTTGATGTTGAGGTCTGTGCTGATGCGGAAACGGGAATAGATTCTCTTAAGAGTAACACTTTCGATTTATGCTTGTTAGATTGGATGTTGCCGCAGATGCAAGGGATTGATTTTTTAAAATCCGTTCGTCCAGCGCAAAGTAAAATTAAAATTATGATGGTGACGGCAAAAGCAGATGCTGACTCTATCGTGTCGGGTTTAGAAAATGGTGCTGACGACTATTTGCCAAAACCTTTTGACATCAAGGTCTTACAGGCGCGGGTTCGACATTTGATGCGCCGACGGCATGCTGAAGAGCAATCTGAAGCTCAGTTGTGCGTACCAAAAAAATCAGAATCGGTTGAAACGACTGAAGCTCAAGAGCTCAAATTTGATGGGCTTGAAATTCATATCGCAAAACATCGCGTAAAACATCAAGGAGAAGAGGTTCACCTCACTCCGTCCGAGTTTAAACTGTTAGTGTCTTTGTTTAAAGCGCAGGGCACGGTTATGACCCGTGAACAATTAATTGATTTGATTCAGGGTGAGGACGTTTCGGTCACAGGGCGAACCATTGATACCCATATCTTTGCATTAAGAAAAAAAATTGGAGCTTGGTCTAAATATATCGAGACAGTTCGTGGAGTCGGCTATCGCATTCTTATCTCGGCCGATGATATGAGCGAAAGTGGAGGCCTGTGATACAGACATTGCTTTGGCTCCTTGCGATTCTTTTTGTGGCTTTGGTGGTGTACTTATTAAGTTACTATCGATTTCGCAGAATGATTTTGCAGCAGACAAAGCAGATGATCGCTTTGATGAAATCTGAAGATGTTGATAATATGCAAATAGGAAGTATCTATGCGCATACCTCTGATGATTTTTCAGATCTTGAGCGGGCAGCTCTCTATCTAAGAAGAAAATACTTACGCCTTCGTAATCAGTTTCACGAAGAAAGAAAAGGTTACGAGACTGTTTTCTCTGGTTTGAAAGAGGGAATTGTAACAGTCGATCAAAATTTAAAAATTATTTCGTTTAATGAATCCTTCATGGACTTTTTTAATTGGGTTCCAGATAAAGCACAGCCCAATACCTATTTGCAGGATGTGGTGCGTGAACCGCTGGTGATCGCGACATTTAAAAAAACATTTGAGGATTCCAACATCCATAAAACAGAAGTTGATCCAGTTCAGCTTTTTGTAACCCCTTTGCCCTCTAGAAATGAAAATGAAAGATGGTCGTTAGGGGTATTTTACGACATGTCTGAAATTAAAAAGACAGAAAAAATCAGAATTGATTTCGTTGCGAATGCGTCACATGAAATGCGTACGCCGTTAACAGTGATCAAAGGGTATTCTGAACTGATGAAGCAAAAGATTGAACAAGGGGACTTGAACGGACCTGAGATCTTAGACCTTCTGAATCCAGTGCTACAAAGTGCAGATCAAATGTCTGATCTTATGAATCGTCTGTTGAATCTTTCTCGTGTTGAAGTGAATGCACCATTAGCCAAAAGCCTACTTCCGACAGAACAGATCACCGAGGAAGTTTTGCAAGATATCGAAGGCCTAGTTTCGTTGAAACATAAAAACATCGTGGTGAAGTGTGAAGCTCCTGAGGTCTTTGCCAATCCAGAGTCTTGTAAGCAAATTCTAAGTAATCTTTTAACAAATGCGGTGAAATACTCGGGCGATGCGAATGATATTTCTGTTACATGGATAAAGGCTCCGCAGTCGGTTTTGTTAAAAGTTAAAGATAACGGGCCGGGAATTGTAAAAGAACATCAGTCGCGGGTTTTTGAAAGATTTTATCGTGTTGATAAAGGCAGATCGCGTGATCAAGGTGGTTATGGTTTAGGATTGGCATTTGTGAAGCATCATATGCTCAATCATGGCGGCAACGTGCGTTTGATCTCTGAAAATAATATGGGAAGTGAGTTTATTTGTGAGTTCCCAAATCCATAACGAGCTTTTTGAAAGCTACTTCGCTGAAATTTATCAAGATAGGTGGCCAACTTTAAAAGCCGCTTTACATCAGGACCCTTTGCAAGTGGTCCGCAAAAATATGTTTTCTGAAGAGCAGATATCAATTGCTGGTATGGCAGAAGAGTTTCCTTCGCTAGATCAGTGTTACATCAAACCTCAGGGATATTCTTTAGTTAAAGATTTATCGGGATTGTATCAGGGGTATGTGATGGACCCCGCAAGTATTGTCGTGGCTTTAGCTTTAGAGGCCAAGTTTGAGGACCATGTCTTAGATATGTGTGCCGCCCCAGGAGGTAAGTCTTTGGTTTTAGCCGAGCAAATGTTCAAAGACAGTCAGCGAGCTCAAGCTAATGGAACATCGGATGGATCTGTAACGGGGACTTTAATTGCGAATGAAATTTCTGAGACTCGTCGGTCGCGTTTGCTAAGAGTTATTCAAGAGTATATTCCTAAAGAAACAAGAATGTTCATTACAGTTAAGGGGTCAGATGCCAGTTTGTATGGTCTTAAGCGTCCTGAAGAATTTGATCGTATCTTGGCAGATGTCCCTTGTTCTGGGGAAAGACATCTGATTGAAAATCCTGAAGAGTTTAAACTGTGGACACGTAAGCGAACTAAAAACTTAGCGGTTAGGCAATACTCCATTTTATCTTCAGCATGGCATGCTTTGAAAAGTGGTGGACGCATTGTCTATTCCACGTGTTCGATTTCTCCGGAAGAAAATGATCAGGTTGTTTTGAAATTAGTAAAAAAACGAGGCGTTGAGGTTCAACGGCTATCGTGGTTAGAGCAGTTTGATTTTCTTGAACTGACGGAAGTGGGATATCGCGTCTTGCCCGATAAGTGTGGCTTCGGGCCCATGTATTTTTCTATTATTAAAAAAGTTTAGACATTGAGGGCTGGAACCCTCTGTTACTTTAACCTACGCGTTTTTTAAGTTGGTTTTTTCTATATTCCTGTAGGTTATAGTGACCATAGGTTTTCACCTTAAAAATCTCTAGGACCTCAAGTTCAATTTCAGCTACGACATCTTGGCCGAATCCATTGGGAGCGAAACCTTTATTGTGTTCGATTTCATCAATACAGATGAAGCAAACACGATCAATAAACTCTTGATCTGTTTCGTGTAAATA encodes the following:
- a CDS encoding DUF6765 family protein produces the protein MKALLKLTSVVVLLLGSISAHSYDLDTHFYGTYVKARFAGIRHEVALKIATATQWMDESYISDPVSMILLPDVGIKKRRLLHFPASRLASKLTVSQLPTFLDPSSGVRLKTFTETEADHEFATEMFTEGLTEGNLMKVAAGLHTLQDSFAHAGTISELGHAHFWHHPDRPFVDMQSVEKYFKMSRSVLRAMVAIRSLLPASAIDMDLRYGDIPNYQLNGDRLADIYENLSDVKATVSRQILKDPRYVRFALENVFKRANQVKYVANGYEPYLNNFTSGQDTYEAAASVIKTLPPQMIDLRAVMKDTGYPTDLSSEYILSMGGLTSFLNRAVMNLLSGIVPRPLDSYHRFEKEEDGPIWIKELDLRVANMRAMVHRMFQKDIFFVANNTNNETGFMREMTKDVSANPRLPRRQNVNTELVTYSLNEKKEFNLMIFAFLFPKTSDYLKDDMDRGLQFIASANQMLKSDRSYFSKITGALGMMLDRANMGSNVSFRQTISNAHEDIYRARLVPNSTNRYYVVPSLLQKQVRTGVFKPLLSNQEIDKLLYP
- a CDS encoding RecQ family ATP-dependent DNA helicase; amino-acid sequence: MLDLQKHLQSHFGYPDFRYPQRQIIEKVLNNKSLFALMPTGAGKSLTYQFTSTLTQKNELVLVVSPLIALMQDQSTKARDFKISSTYINSSLSAEEKQKRMQSIAEGQYQLIFVAPERFQKPEFWECLKSRQIKLFVVDEAHCISLWGHDFRPDYTKLQQYRERLGSPPVLALTATATEDVQQDILKMFLLDKNQDLILGGIERPNLSLNIFECYGEAEKNDQLLELLKSSSDTAENSSGIIYFSLIQTLENCSRFLQSAKIPHLKYHGDLPANIRRRQQEDFLKNKTPLILATPAFGLGVDKPDIRFVIHYEIPSSIEAYFQEVGRAGRDGETASGQFLFSEDDLSIQMQFLNWAYPESEFIAKVYDLISSRPDVVSQQGFDFLREQMVFKNKKDFRVNAAVSILLRWGCLEENDTPFGYQSVREPQKEDFELEDQNTLKKEHQKKLLALLRFIQNDKVCRLKQIYQYFSHQIEEDCGICDVCR
- a CDS encoding PilZ domain-containing protein, with amino-acid sequence MTIRTLMTTSLARYHARAPRYILDTEDNSLIRLSGASQLTWEEKTELRDVSLTGLSFVAPQDLSPQIGEVIKIQFSVPGSDQMACYAIVIRLEKINQFDNMVGVHFYKLDRVQRVNLVQGLTHKINQNNASSKQRKLTNAISIIGLVLTLGCWLFLMKVYFF
- the fusA gene encoding elongation factor G, translating into MSKKWDIAKVRNIGISAHIDSGKTTLSERILFYGGRIHAIHDVKGKDGVGATMDSMDLEREKGITIQSAATQVHWKDYTINLIDTPGHVDFTVEVERSLRVLDGAILVLCGVAGVQSQSITVDRQMKRYNVPRLAFVNKLDRQGANPFRVKDALVEKLRLNAFMANIPIGLEDKHIGIVDLMTMKAYKNEGDDGEIITEIPVPAELVEQAKEYRQIMIGKLADVDDSIAEKFLMEEEPTLEEMRAAMRKGVIGLKLVPVFCGSAFKNKNVQHLLDAVTYYLPNPSEKVEYALDLTKNEEKFPLTSKNDDPLVALAFKLQETPFGQLTYMRVYQGTLKKGDFIINQTNKKSVKIPRVVRMHAEKMEDTDVAYAGDIIAMFGIDCASGDTFCDDRIQASMQSMHVPDSVISLAIAPKSKDGANNFSKALQKFRKEDPTFRVHRDEESNETIISGMGELHLEIYVERMKREFQCEVTVGAPQVAYRETITEEAAYDYTHKKQTGGSGQFAKVVGAIRPLPPQEDGKTYLFNNKVVGGRIPKEFIPAVDEGFSEQCAKGPLIGFPIVGVEVDLVDGAYHDVDSSYMAFKIASMAAMREVYQKAKPAVLEPIMKLETTVPEEYQGPATGQVNQRRGVITGTTTIEGNVTIEAEVPLTEMFGYSTDLRSITKGKGEFTMEFAKYAQAPRNIQDALAKKYAEKRAAENK
- a CDS encoding leucyl/phenylalanyl-tRNA--protein transferase, which gives rise to MGSVMSVDDELKVIFSNPHAQTLEGVIAAGGKMSPELLIYAYEHGVFPWPHEGYPLLWFCPDERGVLDFDELHLSKSFQKWLRQKKSLYQVTVNQKFLEVVQSCRRQKRKGQRGSWINNEIERNYNLLHQSGHALSIEIMRGDVLVGGIYGVQSSRYFSCESMFHHEDNVSKLAFYEMVNLLKSQGHRWMDIQMVTSVCEGFGGKLISKEDFLLRIGL